The Elusimicrobiales bacterium genome contains a region encoding:
- a CDS encoding helix-turn-helix transcriptional regulator, whose product MRCKVRVKAEAVRQKLAERNKTVKWLVYRLDITSGYFSHIIHGKRNPSPKLRQRMMRVLETENFDDLFAITK is encoded by the coding sequence ATGCGATGCAAAGTGAGGGTTAAGGCGGAAGCAGTGCGCCAGAAACTGGCCGAACGCAACAAAACGGTCAAATGGCTGGTTTACAGGCTGGATATAACCAGCGGCTACTTCTCCCATATCATTCACGGGAAGCGCAATCCCTCCCCCAAACTGCGGCAGCGGATGATGCGCGTTCTGGAGACCGAAAACTTCGATGACCTCTTCGCAATCACCAAATGA
- a CDS encoding helix-turn-helix transcriptional regulator — protein MKSKDFGKYLQQLRKARRLTLLDVEAEARISNGYLSQLETGVRGIPHFDTLKKLAAVYKVSVAEMMAKAEAAAQGAELGEAESELDAVARDFQRLSPAEKEQLKTFLKYLLERDKSKRGRK, from the coding sequence ATGAAGTCAAAGGATTTCGGAAAATACCTGCAGCAACTGCGTAAGGCCCGCCGGCTCACGCTGCTGGACGTCGAGGCCGAGGCCAGGATATCCAACGGCTACCTGTCGCAGTTAGAGACCGGCGTGCGCGGGATACCGCATTTCGACACGTTGAAAAAGCTGGCGGCGGTGTATAAGGTGAGCGTGGCGGAAATGATGGCAAAAGCCGAGGCTGCGGCGCAGGGCGCGGAGCTTGGCGAGGCGGAGAGCGAACTGGACGCGGTCGCCCGCGATTTCCAGCGGCTCAGCCCCGCCGAGAAAGAGCAGCTCAAGACGTTCCTCAAGTATCTGCTGGAAAGGGACAAGTCAAAACGAGGCCGAAAATAG